The following proteins are co-located in the Limanda limanda chromosome 5, fLimLim1.1, whole genome shotgun sequence genome:
- the opn4xb gene encoding opsin 4xb produces MWSADSMEPEKAHTQSTFFTKVDVPDHAHYIVAVFVFVIGTLGITGNALVMFAFYSNKKLRNLPNYFIMNLAVSDFLMAFTQSPIFFINCIYKEWVFGEMGCKLYAFCGALFGIASMINLLAISIDRYVVITKPLQAIHWSSKRRTVLAILMVWLYSLAWSLAPLVGWSSYIPEGLMTSCTWDYVTYTLANRSYTMMLCCFVFFIPLGIIFYCYLFMFLAIRKTGREVERLGTQVRKSTLIQQKTIKSEWKLAKIAFVVIVVYVLSWSPYACVTLISWAGHADILSPYSKAVPAIIAKASAIYNPFIYAIIHNKYRMTLAEKFPCLRFLSPTPRKECSSISESSYRDSIISRQSTASRTHFISAASNATDMVLRDVEMEPLGRRSGDSFRSMSSYGHSRRGRSYKKQLERKGTKTYAPQKCPSTMNEPSSTCEHELVSSSLTIATVPLLVLTRMRSQSLNNDMSNTGEEKRSISSQLNSLKSGSFDSLSFRTIPSSDPRSPQGIPRIIVISPTSESSLIKQDSVFMEDSIEAMENHTFVSLNFSSEVFEAVELLA; encoded by the exons ATGTGGTCCGCTGACAGCATGGAGCCAGAGAAAGCACACACCCAGAGCACCTTCTTCACCAAGGTGGACGTGCCCGACCATGCTCACTACATCGTGGCTGTGTTCGTCTTCGTCATCGGGACGCTGGGCATCACCGGCAATGCTCTGGTTATGTTCGCCTTCTATAG taacaAGAAGCTTCGTAACCTGCCCAACTACTTCATCATGAACTTGGCGGTCAGCGACTTCCTCATGGCCTTCACACAATCGCCCATCTTCTTCATCAACTGTATCTACAAGGAATGGGTGTTCGGAGAGATGG GATGTAAGTTGTACGCATTCTGTGGCGCCCTGTTCGGCATTGCCTCCATGATCAACCTACTGGCCATCTCCATCGACCGCTACGTGGTTATCACCAAGCCCCTGCAGGCAATTCACTGGAGCTCCAAGAGGAGAACTGTACTGGCAATCCTCATGGTCTGGCTCTACTCTCTGGCCTGGAGTCTGGCTCCTCTCGTTGGCTGGA GCTCTTATATCCCAGAGGGCCTGATGACGTCCTGCACGTGGGATTACGTCACATACACATTGGCCAACAGGAGCTACACGATGATgctttgctgttttgttttctttattcctcTGGGAATCATCTTTTATTGCTATCTGTTCATGTTCCTGGCCATAAGGAAGACTGGCAG GGAGGTAGAGCGTCTGGGGACTCAGGTGAGGAAATCCACCCTCATCCAGCAGAAAACCATCAAAAGCGAATGGAAGTTGGCGAAGATCGCGTTCGTGGTCATCGTGGTTTATGTCCTCTCCTGGTCTCCATATGCCTGCGTCACACTGATTTCCTGGGCAGG GCACGCCGACATCTTGTCACCATACTCCAAGGCCGTCCCTGCAATCATAGCAAAAGCCTCGGCGATCTACAATCCCTTCATCTATGCGATCATACATAACAAATACAG GATGACTCTAGCAGAGAAGTTTCCCTGCCTCAGGTTTCTCTCTCCTACTCCTCGGAAGGAATGCTCCTCCATCAGCGAGTCGTCTTACAGGGACTCCATCATTAGCCGACAGTCCACAGCATCAAGGACACACTTCATTTCAGCAGCCTCCAATGCCACAGACATG GTGTTGAGGGATGTAGAGATGGAGCCTTTGGGCAGGAGGTCAGGTGATTCCTTCAGAAGCATGTCGTCGTACGGTCACTCTCGCAGAGGGAGGTCCTATAAGAAACAATTGGAGCGGAAAGGAACAAAGACCTATGCACCACAGAAG TGTCCGTCCACCATGAATGAACCATCGAGCACTTGTGAACATGAACTGGTTTCCAGCTCTCTTACCATCGCCACTGTCCCCCTGCTAGTTCTTACCAGGATGCGCAGCCAGAGTCTGAACAATGATATGTCAAACACTGGGGAGGAGAAACGCAGCATCAGCAGTCAGCTCAACAGCCTCAAGAGCGGCTCTTTCGATTCCCTCAGTTTCAGAACAATCCCGTCCAGCGATCCCCGGTCGCCTCAGGGCATCCCGCGCATTATCGTCATCAGTCCCACGTCGGAGAGCAGCCTCATCAAACAGGACAGCGTGTTCATGGAGGACAGCATTGAGGCGATGGAGAACCACACTTTTGTCAGTCTGAACTTCTCGTCCGAAGTGTTCGAGGCCGTGGAGCTGCTCGCGTGA
- the LOC133002524 gene encoding putative defense protein Hdd11, with amino-acid sequence MELPCFSAFLALQVLCFIDAYPGGAPTGACEDMMPRHSGVLPQPSPAPYSVLTNTNNYQPGNPITVTITGPEYRGVLLEARTSGNTNALGTWNLPPPDTRFLECNGAPQGAVTHSNTNLKGNTTVYRWIPPKFTVPVYFMATIAQQRTVFWINVKSSTLTSGKPGGLSFATGASAGRAEEKPLLLLVLGFLMFQVLA; translated from the exons ATGGAGCTGCCCTGCTTCTCTGCCTTCTTGGCACTTCAAGTGCTGTGTTTTATCGATGCCTATCCCGGGGGGGCACCTACAGGAGCCTGCGAGGACATGATGCCTCGACACTCCGGGGTGCTGCCGCAGCCTTCACCTGCGCCCTACTCTGTTCTCACCAACACCAACAATTACCAGCCGGGGAATCCCATCACAG TGACGATCACTGGACCAGAATACAGAGGTGTGCTCCTGGAGGCTCGGACCAGCGGCAACACCAACGCTCTGGGGACCTGgaatcttcctcctccagacacCAGGTTTCTTGAG TGCAATGGGGCACCGCAGGGGGCTGTTACTCATTCCAACACCAACCTGAAGGGCAACACCACCGTATACAGATGGATCCCACCCAAGTTTACAGTCCCTGTCTACTTCAT GGCCACCATAGCTCAGCAGCGGACGGTCTTCTGGATTAATGTGAAGTCCAGCACTCTGACCAGCG GCAAACCAGGAGGTCTCAGCTTTGCAACGGGTGCAAGTGCCGGACGAGCTGAAGAAaaacctctgctcctcctcgtgTTGGGTTTTTTAATGTTCCAAGTGCTGGCGTGA